CGGTGGTCACCGCCACCGAACCGTCGATCCACCGCTCCCGCTGCCGGGTCGCCGCGTACATCCGGGCGTTGCCGATCGCGATGCCGGCCTCGGTGGCCAGCACCCGCACCATGTGCAGGTCCTCCTCGCTGAACTCCCCGCCGCCGCGCTTCTCCGTCAGATAGAGGTTGCCGAAGATCTCCCCCTGCACCCGCACCGGCACCCCCAGGAACGTCCGCATCGGCGGGTGCCCCGGGGGGAAACCGGCCGACCGCGGGTCCCGGGTGAGGTCGCCGAGGCGCAGCGGCTCGGGGTTGTGGATGAGCGCGCCGAGCAGGCCCTTGTGGCCGTCGGGCAGCGCCCCGATCCGCTCGTGCTCCCGCGCGGTCACGCCGTAGGTGACGAAGTCCGACAGCCCCTCGCGGGCGTCGTCGATGATCCCGATGGCGGCGTAGCGGGCGTCGGCCAGCTCCGCCGCGGTCTCCACGATCCGGTCGAGGGTGATGTGCAGGTCCAGGCCCGCGCCGACCGTCCGCATCGCCTCCAGCAGCTGCGGCACCCGCGCGGTCAGCTCCGAGGACAGCCCCCGCAGGCTGCGGGTGGCCTCGGTGGCGGCCTCCATCGGATCGGGGGCCGGGCCCGCGCCGCCGGCCCCGGGGGCCGGGGGCTCCGGGCGTGGGTTTCCTGCGGTGGCTGCCATGCCCACGAGCCTAATAACCGGGCATTTGGGGGGCCATTTCTGCGGAGGTCAGGGAGCCGGCACGTGGGCGCGCGCCGGGCCGGAGGGGCCTCTCACGCCGGCATCCGCACCGCGGTGTACGCCGCGTCCACCGCACGCTCGCGCTCCAGCATCCGCCGGAACGGCCCGTCGGCCGCGGCCAGCTCGGCGTGCCCGCCACGCTGCACCACCCGCCCGTGGTCCAGCACCAGCACCTCGTCGACCGCTTCCAGGCCGGTGAGGCGGTGGGTGATCAGCACCGTCGTGCGGCCCTCGGTCGCGGCGAGCAGATCGGCGGTCAGCGCGTCGGCGGTGGCCAGGTCGAGGTGCTCGGCGGGCTCGTCCAGGACCAGCACCGGGAAGTCCGCGAGCAGCGCACGGGCCAGCGCCAGCCGCTGGCGCTGCCCGCCGGACAGCCGGGCGCCGTGCTCGCCGACCATGGTGTCCAGGCCGTCGGGCAGCCCGCGTACCCAGTCGGCGAGCCGCGCCCGCTCCAGCGCGTCCCACAGGTCCCGGTCCTCGGTGCCGGCCGGGCCGTCGGCGCGGTTCCGGCGGGCGAGCCTGAGGTTCTCCCGCAGGGAACTGTCGAAGAGGTGGGCGTCCTGCGCGCACAGCCCCACCTGCCGCCGCACCGCGTCCCCGTCCAGGGCCCGGGCGTCCGTGCCCCCCAGGGAGTACGTCCCCGCCTCCTGGTCCAGGAAGCGCAGCAGCGTCTGTGCCAGCGTGGTCTTGCCGGAGCCCGACGGGCCGACGACGGCGAGCCGCCGGCCGGCCGTCAGGGTGAAGCCGACCGCGTCCAGCGCCGGCCGCGCCTGCCCGCTGTGGCGCGCGGTCAGATCCCGTACGACCAGCGGGAACGGCACCTCGGGGGGCGTCGCGGGGGCGGCCGGTTCGCGTACCGGCGCGGGCGCGTCCAGCACCTCGAAGATCCGCTCGGCGGCCCGCCGGGTGCGCTGCCGGTACTGCACGGCGAGCGGCAGCCCGGTCACCGCCTCGAACGCGGCGAGCGGGGTGAGCACGACGACCGCCAGCGCCACCCCTTCCAGCCGGCCCGCATGCACCGCCTGGACGCCGGCCACCGCCGCCGCGGCCACCGTCAGTCCGCACAGCAGCGCCGACAGCCCGGCGCCGGCGCCGGCCACGGCGGCCGAGCGGGAGGCGATCCGGGTCAGCTCGCGGTCCGCCCGCCGCACCGACGCGGTACGGGCGGTGAGGGCGCCGGCCACCGTCAACTCGGCGGTGCCGGTGAGGACATCGAGCACGCGGGTGGCGAGCCGGCCACGGGCCGGCGCCAGTTGACGCTCGGTGCGCCGGGCCAGCGCGCCCGAGAGCGCGGGCACGCCCACCCCCGCGAGCAGCAGCCCGCCGGCCAGGATCGCACCGGCCTCCGGCAGCAGCCACGCGGTGAAACCGACGGTGCCCACGCCGACCAGTACCGCCGCCCCGACGGGCAGCAGCCAGCGCAGGAAGTAGTCCTGCACGGCGTCGACATCGGCGACCAGACGGGAGAGCAGATCACCGCGGCGGCGCTCCGCGAGCCCGGCCGGCGCCAGCCGCTCCAGCCGGCGGTAGACGGCCACGCGTACGTCGGCGAGCATCCGGAAGACCGCGTCATGGGCGACCAGCCGCTCGGCGTACCGGAAGACCGCCCGGCCGATGCCGAACGCCCTGGTCGCGGTCACCGCCACCATCAGATACAGCACCGGCGGCTGCTGCGCGGCCCGGGAGATCAGCCAGCCGGAGGTCGCCATCAGACCGACCGCGCTGCCCAGCGCGAGACTTCCGAGCAGCAGCGCCAGCGCGAAGCGCGCCCGGCGGGAGCGGGCCGTCCGCCGCAGCCGGCCGAGCGCGGACCCGGCGACCGCGGAGTCGTCCACCACGTCGGCGCCGGCCGGGGTCGCGGCGTCGGCGGTACCGGTCGCGGTACCCGGGTCCGCCGGGCGGGCGGCGGCAGCCGGTGCGACGCCCCGCTCCTCGGCGGTGGCCGGGCCCGCCAGCCGGACCACCCGGTCCGCCACCGCCAGCAGCGCCGGCCGGTGGACGACCAGCAGGACGGTGCGGCCGGCCGCCAGCCGGCGGACCGCGGCGACGACGGCCTCCTCGGTCTCGCCGTCCAGGTTCGCGGTGGGCTCGTCCAGCAGCAGGATCGGGCGGTCGGCGAGGAACGCGCGGGCGAGCGCGAGGCGCTGGCGCTGGCCGGCGGACAGCCCGGCGCCCGCTTCACCGAGCCGGGTCGCCATGCCGTCGGGGAGTGCGTCGACGAACTCCAGCGCACCGGCGTCGGCCAGGGCCGCGCGGACCTCGGCGTCCGTCGCGTCCGGCCGCGCCAGCCGTACGTTCTCGGCGAGCGTGCCGGCGAACAGGTGCGGGTGCTGCGGCACCCAGGCGATCCGCTGCCGCCAGCTGTCGGGGGAGAGGGACGCGATGTCCCGGCCGTCGACCAGCGCCCGCCCCTCGGACGGCGCGGTGAAGCCGAGCAGCACGTTCAGCAGCGTGGACTTGCCGGCGCCGGACGGCCCGACCAGGGCCACGGTCTCGCCGGGCCGGACCTCGAACGACGTCGCGGGCAACGAGTCGGCGCTCCGTCCCGGATGGCGGACCACCAGGTCCTCGACGGTCAGCGCGGTGCCGTCGGGCGCGGGCGCGGTACCGGCCGCGGGCAGCGGGGCCTCCAGGACGGCGAAGACCTCCTCGGCGGCCGCGAGCCCCTCGGCCGCCGCGTGGTACTGCGCGCCGACCTGCCGCAGCGGCAGATACGCCTCGGGCGCCAGGACCAGCACCGTCAGGCCGGTGGTGAGATCGAGTTCGCCGTGCACCAGCCGCATGCCGATGCCGACCGCCACCAGCGCCACCGAGAGGGTGGAGAGCAGCTCCAGCGCGAAGGAGGAGAGGAAGGCGATCCGCAGGGTGCGCAGGGTGGCGCGCCGGTAGTCGCCGGTGATGGCGCGGATGGCTTCCGCCTGGGCCTTGGCCCGGCCGAAGACCTTGAGGGTGGGCAACCCCTCGACCACATCGAGGAAGTGCCCCGACAGCCGCGCGAGCAGCCGCCACTGGCGGTCCATCCGCGACTGGGTGGCCCAGCCGATCAGGACCATGAACAGCGGGATCAGGGGGAGGGTCAGGACGATGGTCAGCGCCGAGATCCAGTCACCGGTCACGATCCGGGCGAGCACGGCAACCGGGACCACGACCGCCAGCCCGAGCTGCGGCAGATAGCGGGAGAAGTAGTCGTCCAGCGCGTCGATGCCGCGGGTGGCGAGGGTGGTCAGCTCGCCGGTGCGCAGCTCCAGGTCGCGGGCGCCGGTCCCGTCGCCCGCGGCCGACGCGGTACGCGCCCCCGGGCCCAGCCGCGCCGCCCGCTCCACCAGCCGCATCCGCAGCTCGGACTTGGCCGCCGCACCGGCCCGGTGCGCGGCCAGCTCGGTGAGCCAGGCGACCAGACCGCGTCCGACGGAGACCGCGGCGAGCAGGGCGAGCGGGGTGGTCAGACCGCCGAGACCGAGATCGTGCTGAAAGGCACCGACCACGATCTCGGCGATCAGCATCGCCTGGCCGACGACCAGGCCCGCGCCGGCGAGCCCGAGCACCACCACCGCGACGAGGAAGCCGCGGGTGGCGTGGGCGTAGCGGAGCAGACGCGGGTCGACGGGTTTCACGTGAAACATTCCATCCTGCCGAGGCCGCCCCGAGGGGCGGCGGTTCAGCTAGTGGGATTCGGCGATGTGCTGCGTACCTATGCGCTTACGGAACACCCAGTACGTCCACCCCTGGTAGAGCATCACGAGGGGGGCGGCGATCCCCGCACACCAGGTCATGATCTTCAGCGTGTACGGGCTGGAGGAGGCGTTGGCGACGGTCAGGCTCCAGCTCTCGTTGAGCGTGGACGGCATGACGTTCGGGAAGAGCGTCAGGAACAGCATCGCGACCGCGGCCACGATGGTGATGCCGGAGCAGGCGAACGCCCAGCCCTCCCGCCCGAGCTTGTTGGCCCCGAGGGCGGCGGCCAGCGCGGCCACCGAGACGATCATGGCGATCAGGCTGCTGCCGTCACCCTTCTCGGCCTGGGTCCAGCTCAGGAAGCCGACCGCGAGCACGGCGGTGACCAGCCCGAGGACGGTCGCCAGCTTGCGCGCCCGCTCCCGGATGTCGCCCACCGTCTTGAGCGAGGCGAAGACCGCGCCGTGGAAGGTGAACAGCGCCAGCGTGACCAGCCCGCCCAGGAGCGCGTACGGGTTGAGCAGATCGAGGACGCTTCCGACGTACTCCTTGTGCGCATCGATCTTCACGCCGCGTACGAGGTTGCCGAACGCGACGCCCCACAGCACCGAGGGCAGCAGTGAGGTCCAGAAGATCGCCTGCTCCCAGTTGCGCTGCCAGCTCTCCTCGGGCCGCTTGGCGCGGTACTCGAAGGCGACACCGCGCACGATCAGGCAGACGAGGACGAGCAGCAGGGGCAGGTAGAAGCCGGAGAAGAGGGTGGCGTACCAGTCGGGGAAGGCGGCGAAGGTCGCGCCGCCCGCGCTGAGCAGCCAGACCTCGTTGCCGTCCCAGACCGGCCCGATGGTGTTGATGAGGACACGCTTCTCGCGCCGGTCGCGGGCGAGGAGCTTGGTGAGTACGCCGATCCCGAAGTCGAACCCTTCGAGGAAGAAGTACCCGGTCCAGAGAAAGGCGATGAGGACGAACCAGACGTCGTGGAGTTGCACAGTCGCCTCCTAGTACGAGAAGGCCATCGGCCGGTCGGCGTCCGTGCTGTCGCCGCCGATCTTGGTGGGCGGGTTGAGGTCGGCGTCGCTGAGCTCCTGGGGGCCGGCCTTGATGTACTTCACCAGCAGCTTGACCTCGATGACGGCGAGGATCGCGTAGAGCGTGGTGAAGACGATCATCGAGGTGAGCACCTCGCCCTGCGAGACGCCCGGGGAGACCGCGTCCGAAGTGCGCAGCACGCCGTAGACGACCCAGGGCTGGCGGCCCGTCTCGGTGAAGATCCAGCCCCAGGAGTTCGCCAGCAGCGGGAAACCGAGCGTGACGAAGGCCAGCGACCAGTACCACTTGCTCAGCCGGGCGCCGAGCACCCTGTTCTTGGTGAGCGCGAGGAGCGGTGGTTCCTCGTCCCCCGTCCGCAGCCCCGGCGCCAGCCAGAACTTCTTACGAGTGAGCCAGAGCCCGGCGAGCCCGATGGCGAACGACGACATGCCGAAGCCGATCATCCAGCGGAAGCCCCAGTAGGCGACCGGGATGTTGGGCCGGTAGTCGCCGGGGCCGAACTTCTGCTGCTCGGCCTTGTTGACGTCGTTGATGCCGGGGACCGGCGAGCTGAAGTCGTTGTGCGCGAGGAACGAGAGCAGGCCGGGAACCTCGATGGCGACCTTGTTGTGGCCCTGGTCGACGTCGCCGTAGGCGAAGACCGAGAACGGCGCCGGCTCTTCCTTGTCCCACAGCGCCTCGGCGGCTGCCATCTTCATCGGCTGCTGCTTGAACATGACCTTGCCGAGCGAGTCGCCGCTGATCGCGGTGAGGACGCCGGCGATGACCAGGGTTATCAGCCCGAGCCGCAGCGAGGTCCGCATGACCTTGATGTGCTTCTTGCGCATCAGGTGGAAGGCGGAGATGCCGACCATGAACGCGGCGCCGGTCAGGAAGGCCGCGGTCAGCGTGTGGAAGACGACGACCAGGGTGGTGTCCTGGGTCAGCACCTTCCAGAAGTCGGTGAGTTCGGCCCGCCCGTTGGCGGCGTTGTACCGGTAGCCGACCGGGTGCTGCATCCAGGAGTTCGCGGCCAGGATGAAGTACGCCGAGAGGATCGTGCCGATCGAGACCATCCACATGCAGAAGCAGTGGATCTTCTTGGGCAGCTTGTCCCAGCCGAAGATCCACAGACCGATGAAGGTGGACTCGAAGAAGAAGGCGATCAGGGCCTCGAAGGCCAGCGGGGCGCCGAAGACGTCACCGAC
The sequence above is a segment of the Streptomyces lydicus genome. Coding sequences within it:
- the cydD gene encoding thiol reductant ABC exporter subunit CydD, producing the protein MFHVKPVDPRLLRYAHATRGFLVAVVVLGLAGAGLVVGQAMLIAEIVVGAFQHDLGLGGLTTPLALLAAVSVGRGLVAWLTELAAHRAGAAAKSELRMRLVERAARLGPGARTASAAGDGTGARDLELRTGELTTLATRGIDALDDYFSRYLPQLGLAVVVPVAVLARIVTGDWISALTIVLTLPLIPLFMVLIGWATQSRMDRQWRLLARLSGHFLDVVEGLPTLKVFGRAKAQAEAIRAITGDYRRATLRTLRIAFLSSFALELLSTLSVALVAVGIGMRLVHGELDLTTGLTVLVLAPEAYLPLRQVGAQYHAAAEGLAAAEEVFAVLEAPLPAAGTAPAPDGTALTVEDLVVRHPGRSADSLPATSFEVRPGETVALVGPSGAGKSTLLNVLLGFTAPSEGRALVDGRDIASLSPDSWRQRIAWVPQHPHLFAGTLAENVRLARPDATDAEVRAALADAGALEFVDALPDGMATRLGEAGAGLSAGQRQRLALARAFLADRPILLLDEPTANLDGETEEAVVAAVRRLAAGRTVLLVVHRPALLAVADRVVRLAGPATAEERGVAPAAAARPADPGTATGTADAATPAGADVVDDSAVAGSALGRLRRTARSRRARFALALLLGSLALGSAVGLMATSGWLISRAAQQPPVLYLMVAVTATRAFGIGRAVFRYAERLVAHDAVFRMLADVRVAVYRRLERLAPAGLAERRRGDLLSRLVADVDAVQDYFLRWLLPVGAAVLVGVGTVGFTAWLLPEAGAILAGGLLLAGVGVPALSGALARRTERQLAPARGRLATRVLDVLTGTAELTVAGALTARTASVRRADRELTRIASRSAAVAGAGAGLSALLCGLTVAAAAVAGVQAVHAGRLEGVALAVVVLTPLAAFEAVTGLPLAVQYRQRTRRAAERIFEVLDAPAPVREPAAPATPPEVPFPLVVRDLTARHSGQARPALDAVGFTLTAGRRLAVVGPSGSGKTTLAQTLLRFLDQEAGTYSLGGTDARALDGDAVRRQVGLCAQDAHLFDSSLRENLRLARRNRADGPAGTEDRDLWDALERARLADWVRGLPDGLDTMVGEHGARLSGGQRQRLALARALLADFPVLVLDEPAEHLDLATADALTADLLAATEGRTTVLITHRLTGLEAVDEVLVLDHGRVVQRGGHAELAAADGPFRRMLERERAVDAAYTAVRMPA
- a CDS encoding cytochrome ubiquinol oxidase subunit I, with the protein product MELALAPETLARWQFGITTVYHFLFVPLTISLAALVAGLETAWVRTGKENYLKATKFWGKLFLINIAMGVVTGIVQEFQFGMNWSDYSRFVGDVFGAPLAFEALIAFFFESTFIGLWIFGWDKLPKKIHCFCMWMVSIGTILSAYFILAANSWMQHPVGYRYNAANGRAELTDFWKVLTQDTTLVVVFHTLTAAFLTGAAFMVGISAFHLMRKKHIKVMRTSLRLGLITLVIAGVLTAISGDSLGKVMFKQQPMKMAAAEALWDKEEPAPFSVFAYGDVDQGHNKVAIEVPGLLSFLAHNDFSSPVPGINDVNKAEQQKFGPGDYRPNIPVAYWGFRWMIGFGMSSFAIGLAGLWLTRKKFWLAPGLRTGDEEPPLLALTKNRVLGARLSKWYWSLAFVTLGFPLLANSWGWIFTETGRQPWVVYGVLRTSDAVSPGVSQGEVLTSMIVFTTLYAILAVIEVKLLVKYIKAGPQELSDADLNPPTKIGGDSTDADRPMAFSY
- the cydB gene encoding cytochrome d ubiquinol oxidase subunit II; the protein is MQLHDVWFVLIAFLWTGYFFLEGFDFGIGVLTKLLARDRREKRVLINTIGPVWDGNEVWLLSAGGATFAAFPDWYATLFSGFYLPLLLVLVCLIVRGVAFEYRAKRPEESWQRNWEQAIFWTSLLPSVLWGVAFGNLVRGVKIDAHKEYVGSVLDLLNPYALLGGLVTLALFTFHGAVFASLKTVGDIRERARKLATVLGLVTAVLAVGFLSWTQAEKGDGSSLIAMIVSVAALAAALGANKLGREGWAFACSGITIVAAVAMLFLTLFPNVMPSTLNESWSLTVANASSSPYTLKIMTWCAGIAAPLVMLYQGWTYWVFRKRIGTQHIAESH